The following nucleotide sequence is from Halorussus caseinilyticus.
TCCGATTCATTTCTCGGGTCGGGGTTCGCGGTTTCCCGGTTTTGTTAATCACCCGGTGAACCGGCGTAATCGGCTGTTTCCCGAGGCGAACGCGCCCCGGCGAAACCGCGTCCCGGCCGACCGACTTCCGGAGTCCAAAGCGATTTAGCTGTCGGCTGATAACCACGAGGCATGGCAACGTACGACTTCGAGCGCTATCTCAACGTGCGGAGCGCGAACACGCCGTCGTTCGGTCCCGACGGCGAGCGCCTCTCCTTTCTGATGGACACCACGGGCGTCCCGCAGGTGTGGCGACTCGACGGTCCCCGCGAGTGGCCCCAGCAACTCACCTTCGAGGAGGAGGCGGTCGGGTTCGCCGACTGGTCGCCCGAGCGCGACGAGTTGATATTCGGCATGGACGAGGGCGGCAACGAGCGCACCCAGTTGTTCCGTCTCGATGGGGACGGCGAGACGGTCACGCCCCTGACCGACGAACCCGACGCCATCCACTACTGGGGCGGGTGGAACTCCGACGGGTCGCAGTTCGCGTTCGCGTCGAACCGCCGCGACGAGTCGGTCTTCGACGTGTACGTGCAGGGCCGCGACGACGACGAGGCCGAACTGGTCTACGAGAGCGATAGCTGGTTCACCGTCACCGGGTGGAGTCCCGACGACGACGCCCTCGCGCTCGTGGAGATGCACTCCAGTTTCGACTACGACGTGTACGTCCTCGATTTGGAGTCTGGCGAGTTGAACCACCTGACGCCACACGAGGGCGACGTGCGCTACGGGCAGGTCAACTGGGGTCCGGACGGAGGCGCGCTCTACCTCACCACCGACGAGGGTGCCGACACCGAGTACCTCGCGCGCCTCGACGTGGCGTCCGGGGACCTAGACCCCGTGGTCGAGGCGGGCGACTGGAACGTCGAGAGTCTCACCGTGGACGAGGACACCGGCCGGTTCATCTTCGGTCGAAACGTCGAGGGCTACACCGAGTTGACCGTCGCCGAGTTCACGGGCGAGACCGACTTCCGGGAACTCTCGACCCCGGACGGTCTCCCGCGGGGCATCGTCGGCGGCATGACGTTCGACGACGACGCCGACCGGTTCGCAGTCACCGTCACCGGGAGTACCGAGAACTCGAACGTCTACGTCGTGGACGCCGAGTCGGGCGACTTCGAGCGCTGGACCGACGCCGCGACCGCGGGTCTCCCGAAGGAGTCGTTCGTGGAACCCGAACTGGTTCGCTACGAGTCGTTCGACGGCCGCGAGATTCCGGCGTTCTTCTCCGTGCCCGAGGACGCCGAAGCGGGCGAGACCCCCGTCGTCGTGGACATCCACGGCGGTCCCGAGAGCCAGCGCCGACCCATGTTCTACTCGGTCAAGCAGTACTTCCTGAACCGGGGCTACGCCTTCCTCGAACCCAACGTCCGGGGGTCGATGGGCTACGGCAAGGCCTACACCCACTTGGACGACGTGGAAAAGCGGATGGACTCGGTGGCCGACATCGAGGCCGGTGTCGAGTGGCTTCGGGACCAGCAGGTCGTTGACCCCGACCGCATCGTCGCCATGGGCGGGTCCTACGGCGGGTTCATGGTCCTCGCGGCGCTGACGGAGTACCCCGACCTCTGGGCGGCGGGCGTGGACATCGTGGGTATCGCCAACTTCGTCACCTTCCTCGAAAACACGGGCGACTGGCGGCGCGAACACCGCGAGGCCGAGTACGGGTCGCTGGAGTCGGACCGTGAGTTCCTCGAATCCATCAGTCCCATCAACAACATCGAGAACATAGAGGCACCTCTGTTGGTCCTCCACGGCGCGAACGACCCCCGCGTCCCGGTCGGCGAGGCCGAGCAGATAGCCGACGTAGCGGCCGAACAGGGCGTCCCGGTCGAGAAACTCGTCTTCGAGGACGAGGGCCACGGCTTCTCGAAGCTCGAAAACCGCATCGAGGCCTACACGACAGTCGCGGACTTCCTCGACACGCACGTCTAAGCTCTGTTGCTCGACGGGCAGGGTCGGCCTGACCCTCTCGCTGGCTCCGATGCGTTCGCAAATCAATAAGTGTCGGCGCGCCCACGACGCGAACGTGACTGCCATCGACACGACCGACCTGACCAAGCGATTCGGCGACGACGTACTCGCCGTCGATTCGCTCGACCTCACGGTCGAATCGGGGGAGATATTCGGCTTCCTCGGTCCGAACGGGGCGGGCAAGTCTACGACCATCAACGTGCTGTTGGACTTCATCCGCCCGACCGACGGGTCGGCCGAGGTGCTGGGCTACGACGCCCAGCGCGAGACCCAAGCCATCCGCGAGCGGGTCGGCGTCCTGCCCGAGGGAGCGACCCTCTACGACCGACTCACCGGCCGGGAACACGTCTCGTGGGTCGCCGAGACCAAGGACGCGGACGCCGACCCGGACGCGATTCTCGACCGGGTGGGACTCGACCCGTCGGCCCGCGAGCGCCGCGCCGGTGGCTACTCGAAGGGGATGAGCCAGCGCCTCGCGTTGGGGATGGCGCTGGTCGGCGACCCGGACCTGCTGATTCTGGACGAACCGTCGTCGGGACTCGACCCCAACGGGATTCAGGAGATGCGCGAGTTGCTCCGCGAGGAAGCGAGTCGCGGCACCACCATCTTCTTCTCCAGCCACATCCTGCCGCAGGTCGAAGCGGTCTGCGACCGAGTAGGCATCATGAGCGACGGGCGACTCGTCGCCGAGGACACCATCGCGGGCCTCCGAGACGCCTCGGGCGGGACCAGCCGGATTACGGCGACGGTGGACCGCGTGCCCGCGGACCTCGACCTCGCGGCGCTCGCGGGCGTCGAGCGCGCGAGCGCCGACGGTAAGGCCATCACCGCGGTCTGCTCGAACCCCGGCGCGAAAATCGAGGTGCTGAAGCGAATCGACGAGGTGGCCACCGTCCGCGACGTTCACTCCGAGGAAGCCTCGCTCGAAGAGTTGTTCAACCGGTACACCCACGAGGACCCCGACGTGAACCGCGAAACCGGCGAGACAGAGGAGTCCCCGGAGGTGGCGGCGTGAGTCTCGCCGCGGTGGTCCGCAAGGACTTCAAGGACGTTCGCCGGGCGAAACTGCTGTGGTTCGTCGGCGGCATCTACACCCTGTTCGCCGTGCTGTTCTTCTACACCGGGAGTACCGGCGAGAACCCGCGGGTCCTCCGGCAACTCTGGAACATGTCGGGTCTCGCGGTGCTTTTCATCCCGCTGGTCGCGCTCGTCGCGGCCTACCTCTCTATCGCCGGTGAGCGCGAGTCGGGGAGCATCAAGTTCCTGCTGTCGATTCCGAACCGGCGTCGGGACGTGGTGTTCGGCAAGTACCTCTCGCGGGCGGGTCTCGTCACCGGGGCCATTCTGCTGGCGTTCGGGGTCGCGGCGGTGCTGTCGGCGGTGTGGTACCCCGAAGCGAAGTTGGCGACGTTCGCCCGCGTGGTCGGCCTGACGCTGTTCTACACGCTGGCGTACGTCTCGGTCGCGGTGGGCATCTCGGCGCTGACTGCCTCCCGGTCGCGGGCGATGGCCGGGTCCATCGGCTACTTCTTCGTGTTCAACGTCCTCTGGATTCAGGGGTCGGCGTTCTCGGTCGTGGGTGCGCTCCGGTTCGTCTTCGAGGACACCCTCGGCGTCGAACTCGCGGCCAACACCGAGTCGCTCGTCCAGAGTCTGAGTCCGACGAGTGCCTACCTCCAGTCGCTCCGCCTCGCGTTTCCGGCGGGCTACCGGGACCTGCCGCCCGCCGACCCCTCGACGCCGTTCTATCTCGAACCCGAGTTCATGCTGGTCGTCCTCGCGGCGTGGGTGGTCGCTCCCCTGCTGGTGGGCTTCTGGCGGTTCCAGCGCGCCGAACTCGGGTAGCGGACTCGTCTCCGCTGTTCTCGGGTAGCGACCGTCACTTCCTTCTTCGGTCCGGCCGAACCGTCGGCAATGACCGTTACCGAGCGTTCGCGCCGTCGGGTCCGGGACGCCCTCGACCGCCTCGAACGCGAGTACGCGAGCGTCGAGCGAGTCGAGAAGGCGTGGGACCACCCGCCGGAAGCGTACCGGGGCGTCCGCGAGCGGTTCGAGGCCGGAACCCTCGGCGGGGCGGGCGTCTGGGCGACCGACGAGACGGACCGGGTCCTGCTGGTTCGCCACGAGGGAGAGTCGGCGTGGAGCGACCCCGGCGGCAAGCAGGAAGCGGGCGAGAGCCTCGAAGCGGCCGCCCGGCGCGAGACCCGCGAGGAGAGCGGCGTCGAGGTCGAGATTACCGGCGTCCGGCAGGCCCACCGCGTCGAGATTCGGGACGCCGAGGGAGAGCAACCGGCGATTCACCGCCTCATCGTGATTTTCGACGGCGAGCGCGTCTCGGGCGAGGTGCGGCCGCGGGAGGGCGAAATCGCCGAGGTCCGGTGGTGGCGCGACCGGCCCGACGACCTGCTGTATCCCGAACTGGCCGACTTCCCGATTCCGGGCGCGGAGTGACGCCCGACACCGGCAGTTCCGAACGCGACGGACAGACGTAAGTCGCTCAATCGGCTACGTTCGTCCATGTCAGGCGATTCGACGGAGAGCGACGTAGCGCAGGAAACGACCGACGACGACGGGCCGAAGACCCACTCGACTTCGTTCAAAATCGCCCGCGCGCTGTTCGGCGGCGTGCTGGCGTTCACGGCGCTGGACAACTTCCGGAAGTTGGACGAGATGATTGCGTTCGCCGACAGCGAGGGCGCGCCCGCGGCCGAGCGGTCGGTTCCGGCCATCAGCGGGAGTCTGCTGTTCGGCGGTCTGGGCATCGCGGCGTGGAAACTCCCGCGACTCGCCGCCGGAGCGGTCGCCACCTTCTTCGTCGCCATCACGCCGGTCATGCACGACTTCTGGTCGAGAGACGACGACGAGGAGAAAGAGCAACACGCGATTCACTTCCTGAAGAACGCCGCGCTCCTCGGCGGCGCGCTGGCGTTCCTCCGCGTCGCGCAGGACGACTGAGCGGCGAGACGCGCGAGCGACGGCCGGATGCGACCCGCGCTCAGATGACGCCGGTCGTCTCGGCCGCTTCGATGGCGGCGTCCTCGTTCATCCCGTTGCCCAGAATCGTGTAGCGGTCCCGAATCTCGTGGGCCGCGGTCAGCGCCGCGACGACCGTCTCGTCCTCGATACCGAGTTCGGCCGCGGTGGTGGGCGCGCCGATGGTTGCGAGCGCCTGCTTGATGCCCCGCCAGTCGCCCCCGTGGAGATACTCGGCGACGACGGTGCCGACGCCGACCTGATGGCCGTGGAGCGCCGCGTCGGGGACCATCCGGTCGAGTTGGTGAGAAAAGAGGTGTTCCGCGCCGGAGGCCGGGCGCGAGGACCCCGCGATGGACATCGCCACGCCCGAGGAGACCAGCGCCTTCACGACCACCCACGCCGATTCTTCGAGACCCTGCTTGATGGAGTCGGCGTTGCCGACCAGCATCTCGGCGGTCATCTCGGCGAGCGCGGCCGAGTAGTGGGAGTACTCGACGTTCTGGAGGCGGTTGGCGAGTCGCCAGTCTTTGACCGCGGTGTAGTTGCTGATGATGTCGGCGCACCCGGCGGTGGTGAGTCGCCACGGCGCGTCGGCCAGAATCTCGGTGTCGGCGACGACCGCAAGCGGCGGTTCGGCGGCCACGCTGTGGCGGGTGTCGCCCTCCGGGACCGAACCCCGGCCCGAGACGATGCCGTCGTGACTCGCGGCGGTCGGGACCGAGACGAATCCGGTGCCGAGGTCGTCGCTGGCCATCTTCGCGATGTCGATGGCCTTCCCGCCGCCGACGCCGACGAGGTAGCCAGCGTCTACCTCGCGGGCCACCTCGATGACGCGCTGGACCGACTCGAAACTCGCTGACTCGATTTCCACGATTGCGGGGTCGTCGCCCGCCGCCTCGAAGTCGGCGGCCACGCGCTCGGCGGCCACCTCCCGCGGGGTGGGACTGGTGACGACCAGCGGACGGCCCTGTAGGTGGAGTTCGGAGACGGCCTCGACGGTCTGGTCGAGGACGCCGTGGCCTACCAGTACGTTGCGCGGCAGGCGAATCCACGTCGTTTTGTCGAACATACCCGCTACTCTATGGCGGGCGGGGAAAACAGTTTACCTCTCTGTCGGGACGGATTCGACTGCTCGCGGTGGTTTCGGCGGTGCGCGTTTTCGGACGACACCGACGACGGAGATTCGGAGGTAGACGGCGACGAGAGATTTCGGGGATGGACGGCGGCGAGAGATTTCGGGGATGGACGGCGACGACAGCGAGTTGGAGGAAGACGACGGACCGCGACCGACTGCTTGAACCAACGACTCGTTCCACCGGCCGACCCCTCGTGGACGGTGACAGTCCGCGCTCCCGTGGAACGTTCCGAATCGCGCGACGTGAGAGTCACCGACCACGGGACGCGAAAGTATCACCGACCACGGGACGCGAAAGTATTACCGACCACGGGACGCGCACCGCGAGCGCCGACAGGCGCGAGCGGTGCGGGGAGGAACGGGGGCGCGGTGCGGTGGCGGTGCCGTGCGGTCATGATTGGTTCAAGCCTGAAGCTAGCCGTTCGAGTCGTCCGCGGTCGCTGTGCGGTGGCGGTCCGAGGCATCGTCGTTCCTTCGACCAAACAGACGACGACCAAACAGACGACGGAAACATATAAACGTCCGAAGGAAAGGTAAAAATGTCCGAAAGAAACACAAACACTCCCGAAAGAAACCGCTATCTACTTCCGAACCGTCCCGTGCGAGGACCGCCACCCCGCTTTCGGCGACTCCGGAACGCCCCGGAGGGCGTGGCGGACCGCCAGCAGGTGCCGGGCGAACACCGCACCGGCGAGTAGTCCCGCGCCGACCACCGCACTCGCCGAAAATCCGGCGACCGGGACCGCGAGCAACCACTCGGGGAGGGCCACCGCGCCGGAGACGACCAGAAGCCACGCCGTCGCGCCCGCGGCCTGAAGCACCGCGAGTCCGACCGTCGCGCGCTGGACCAGCGAGGCGAGGGCGTTCCGGTCGCGGACGGCGTTGTCCACCGCGGTGTGGCGCGGGACCAGCGCAATCGAAAGCGCGAGTCCGGCGGCCACGACGCCGAGGACGCCCTCGGCCCACCGGACCACCGCGAACCAGCACACCCACAGCGCGGTTTCGGCCAGCGTGAGACCCGCGACCGCCTGCGCCGGAATCGGCCGACTCCACCCGTTGACGGTGACGTGGACTAAAAGCGCCTCCACGAGCATCCCGGCCGAGAGACCGCCCACGCCGACCAGCGCGGGCACCGAGAGTGGGTCGGCGTCGGCCATCAGTCCGAACCACACCGACAGCGCAGTGACCTCGACGGCCGTCAGACAGACGACCCCGACGCCTCTGACCGTCGTCCGAATCGTCTCGCGTATCATGGTCGGCCCCGCGAGCAGTGGGACGTTCGGTGGCGATGCCGGGTCATGTCCCGAGAGTGAACCCCGAGTGTGTTTGTTATCAGCCTCCTGAAACCGGTAGCGCGGCCCTGCGAACGGTCTCAAATCGTGATTAACGTCGGGAGATGCGGGGTCGGCGAGTCCGACTCGCCGACACGCGGAATCGAGCGGCGGGACCCCGCCTTCGACCGCTCAGAGCGTGTCTAACACGCCCAGAACGCGCTCTTCGGCCTCCCGGCCGGGGTCGTACTCGCTCCCGTCCCGGTCGCTGTCGAGGTGTTCGACCACGGTTCGCTCCATCGCCTCGGAAAGCGGTGTCGAGTCCCACCCCAGATTCGCCAGTTTGTCCGTGTCCAGCACGTGGGGGTAGTCCCGGTAGAGAACGTAGTCCTCGGGCGCGAGGTCCGCCGCCGCGAGTTCACGCTCTCCCGCGTGGACAATCTCTACGTCGGTGTCCAGTGCGTCCCCAATCAGTTCGACCATCTCGTCTATCGTCACGATTCGGCGGTCCCCGACGTTGTAGGACTCGCCGGGCGTGCCCTCCTCGGCGACGGTTCGGAGCGCACTCGCCACGTCCTCGACGTAGGCGCGGTGCCACACGTTGTCGCCGTCGCCCGGCACGACCACCCGGTCGTAGTTGACTACCCGGTCAATCCAGTAGTCGAGTCGCTCGGTGTAGTCGTGGGGACCGTAGACGATGCAGGGCCGGACGCTGTAGGCGTTGACGCCGCGCTCTGCGGCCGCCCGAATCGCCCGGTCGCCCTCGGCCTTCCGGTTGCCGTAGGTCTCCGAGGTGTCGTCGGTGGCCTGCTCGCGCGTGCAGGGCCGGAGTTCGGTCTCGCCCTCGCGCTTGGGAATCTCCTCGTTGCCGTAGGCGTCGCCCGACGAGATGTAGACGTAGGCGTCGGCGTCCGAGAAGATTTCCGTGGCGGCCCGGACCTCCCGAGGCTTGTACGCCACGCAGTCGAACACGGCGTCGGGTTCGACTTCGCGCGCGGCCTGTTCTAACGCCGACTCGTTGGTCCGGTCGCCCTCGTAGTGGGCCACGCCGTCGGTGTCGGCGAAGGGGTTGTCGTGGTTCCCGCGGTTGAAAATCGTCACGTCGTAGTCGTGGTCGAGCAACTCCGAGACGAGGTGGCGGCCGATGAACCGCGTGCCGCCGACGACGAGTGCGGTGTCCATGCCCGCGCTTGGACGGCGCGTCCCAAAGACCTACTGGAGTCGGAAACCCGCCCCGACGACCGAGAATCCCACGCCCGGGCAGTTTCTCGCCCGAACCGAGACGATTGGGTAGGAGTCCGGCACGGACTCCACCGACCGTCCGGTTTTCGTCTGATTTGCGCGAATCGGGTAGAACGTTTATCAGTGAAAACGTCGAATAGATGGACCATGGGACAGAGAGAGGTCGAGTCCGACGGAATCGAAATCCGCGAAGCCAAGTCGGATGACGTGGAGGGCATCCGAAACGTCGCGCTGGAGTCGCTCCGGGCGTCCTACGCCGACGTTCTCGACCGGGAAGTCGTCGAAACCGCGGTCGAGAACTGGTACGCAGACGACGCGATGGACGCCGAACTCGACGAGGAGGGGATGGTCTACCTCGTCGCCGTCGCGGGCGACACGGTGGTCGGGTTCTCCCAGAGTCTGGTCCTCCCCGAGGACCCGACCGGCACCATCCTCTGGTTGCACGTGGACCCGGACAACCGCGACAGCGGCGTCGGGTCCACTCTCCTGAAACACACCCAAGCCGTCCTCTCGGAGCGCGGCGTCGAACGCGTCGCCGCGGAGGTGCTGGCTGGCAACGAGAACGGCAACCGCTTCTACGAGGCCAACGGCTTCGAGAAGGCAACCGAGCGCGAGACCGAAATCGGCGACGGGACCTACGTCGAGAACGTCTACGTCCAAGCGGGCAAAGAGCAGTTCGAGACCCGCGAGTACGACGGCCGGACCCTCTACGTCAACTGGGCCGAGAACGAGCGCGGGTCGAAGGCCCCGTTCTTCGCGGCCTACAGCGACGAGGACGCCGAGGACCTCTACGGATGGTTCTGCTCGAACTGCGAGAGCTTCGACACCGCGATGGACTCGATGGAGCGGTTGGAGTGCAACCAGTGCGGGAACACGAAGAAGCCGGTTCGGTGGGACGCGTCGTATCTGTAACGAATCAGCCGTTCATTCTAAATTCAACCAGAAGTATTTAGTACCGAATTATACAGCATTCTAACCGATGAAAGCGGATGACGAAGGCAAAATAGATATATCTTCCAGCATTTCTGAGTCAGAATGGGAGACTTGGTATGAGGAAGCACAGCGACGGGTTGATAACCAGATTGAAACTAATCGGTGGCTTCAAGAACAAGCCGCTCAGTATCTCCGGATTCTATTAACCGCCATAGGTTTAATAGTCACCACTTCTTCTTTACTTATTTCCACTTTTTCCACATCTTTGTTGACACTACCGCTATCCGAATTCAATATAGGGAATTTAGCTAGGGAGTTAGCTAGCTCCAGATATTTAAGTTATAATTTTGCTATATTTTTGTATGTATTACTACTGATGTCTGGTGTTTATTCCCTGTATCTGTCAGTATTTTCATTTATAGTGGAAATACCAAAGAATTTGTTAGTTATATTGGATTTAAATCTTCTTAGTACCGGAGTAGACTTTAAATCATTAAAGCTGAAAAAGGATTTCCCCTCAAAGGAATTTCAAGAAAAGATACTCAAAGAATATTCGGAAACTATCGAAGGGAATAGAGAGATAATTCAAAAGAAACAAGAAAACTGGCAGAATGGGTATAATGCATTATGGTCTTCATTTAGGCGTTTTCTCGCTAGCGTGGGATTATTCTTTCCAATTATTGGTATAAGGGAACCATTTCTCGCCATATTAGCAAGTGTTTTGTTAGGTATGTTTATAATATTTTGGTTAATCCAGAGAATACCTAATAAACACGCCAAGAGATGCTTAGTCTTTAATTGGAAGCTTGATGTAGGGTGGGCATTTATAACTCTATATGCTTTTCTCATTATAAGTGAGTGGATAAAGAGTGGAAATACGATGAATTCAGTCTTTTCAATCATTATTTTTCTTATTTTGATAGCTCTTGTGTTTGTATCTGCACGCATGAATATGAGTTTATTTTCGGCATATCTCCTCCGAACTCTCGGGATTTCTATAATATCGTTTATTGTTTACTTTCTTTTTGCTCTTAATGAGGGTGATTTTCAAAACATTGCCGCTACTTCCATGGGAACACGGATTTCTATGTCAGTCGTATTCTCAGGATTTATAACAACAGTATTTATGCTAGGAGGAACTGCAACAAGAAAGTCTATAGAAAAGGCGAAAGAAGCGAAAGAATTTATGATAGATTTGATTACTTAATCCGCCCCGCTCTGCACCGCTCGCCCCGAGTCCTCACGGACTCGCGCCTCCGGCGGCGGCGAGTTGCGCACGTCCTCGCGGCCTTCCTCCGTCACGGCGCGCTCGTAGGCCTCGGGCATCACCTTCACGAACCGCTCCAGCACCGCGTCCCAGTTCGCCAGCAGTTCCTCGGCGCGCTCGCTGTCGGTGTAGGCCGCGTGGTTCTCCACGAGGCGGCGCAGGACGTTCTCGTCACGCTCCGACAGCGAGGTTTCGAGGCTGACCATCCCCTTGTTCACGCTCTCGGCGAAGTCGCCCGACTCGTCGAGAACGTACGCGACCCCGCCGCTCATCCCCGCGGCGAAGTTCTTGCCCGTCTCGCCCAGCACCGCCACGACGCCGCCGGTCATGTACTCGCAACCGTGGTCGCCGACGCCCTCCACGACGGCTTTCACGCCGGAGTTGCGGACCGCGAACCGCTCGCCAGCGAGACCGTTGACGTAGACCTCGCCGCCGGTCGCGCCGTAGAGCGCGACGTTGCCGACCACGACGTTCTCAGTGGGGTCGTAGGCCGCCGACTCGGGCGTCGAGACGGCGATTCGTCCGCCCGAAAGCCCCTTGCCGAGGTAGTCGTTGGCCGCGCCGGTGAGGTGGAAGTCCACGCCCGACTGGAGGAACGCCCCGAAGCTCTGGCCCGCGGTGCCCCGGAAGTCCACGGAGAGCGTCCCGGTCGGTAGACCCTCTTCGCCGTGAACCTCGGAGATGCGCCCCGAGAGCATCGCGCCGACCGCGCGGTCCTCGTTGCCTATTTCGGTCTCGACGCTCGCGGGGTCGCCGTCTTCGACCGCACTCTCGGCGACTCCGAGCAGGTCCCGGTCGAGGTGGTCGGCTATCTCGTGGGTCTGCTCGCGGGTCTTGGTGCGCTGGGGACTCTCGGGGTCGCGGTCTCGGGGTTCCGCCACGACTCCCGAGAGGTCGAGAGTCCGGGCCTTCGGGTGGTCGGTCTCGCGCTGTTCGAGACACTCGACTTGACCGACCATCTCTTCGACCGTCTCGAAGCCGAGGTCGGCCATGATTTCCCGGAGTTCTTGGGCGATGAACGTCATGTAGTTGACCACGTGGTCGGGTTCGCCGGGGAACCGCTTGCGCAGGTCCTCGCGCTGGGTGGCGACCCCGACAGGACAGGTGTTCTCGTGGCACTGGCGGGCCATCACGCACCCGGAGGTGACGAGACTCGCCGTGCCGAAGACGTACTCCTCGGCCCCGAGGAGGGCCGCGACTGCAACGTCGCGGCCCGTCTTCAGACCCCCGTCCACGCTCACGCGAATCCGCGAGCGCAGGCCGGTCTCCCGGAGCATCTGGTTGGCCTCCGCGAGACCCAACTCCCACGGCAGGCCCGCGTGCTTGATTGAGGTTCGGGGACTCGCTCCCGTGCCCCCGGAGTGACCCGAGACGTGAACCACGTCGGCGTTGGCCTTCGCCACGCCCGCGGCGATGGTCCCGATGCCGTCCTCCGAGACCAGTTTGACGTTCACGTCGGCGTCGGAGTTGGCCGACTTCAGGTCGTAGACCAGCTGTTTGAGGTCCTCGATGGAGTAGATGTCGTGTTGGG
It contains:
- a CDS encoding alpha/beta hydrolase family protein, producing the protein MATYDFERYLNVRSANTPSFGPDGERLSFLMDTTGVPQVWRLDGPREWPQQLTFEEEAVGFADWSPERDELIFGMDEGGNERTQLFRLDGDGETVTPLTDEPDAIHYWGGWNSDGSQFAFASNRRDESVFDVYVQGRDDDEAELVYESDSWFTVTGWSPDDDALALVEMHSSFDYDVYVLDLESGELNHLTPHEGDVRYGQVNWGPDGGALYLTTDEGADTEYLARLDVASGDLDPVVEAGDWNVESLTVDEDTGRFIFGRNVEGYTELTVAEFTGETDFRELSTPDGLPRGIVGGMTFDDDADRFAVTVTGSTENSNVYVVDAESGDFERWTDAATAGLPKESFVEPELVRYESFDGREIPAFFSVPEDAEAGETPVVVDIHGGPESQRRPMFYSVKQYFLNRGYAFLEPNVRGSMGYGKAYTHLDDVEKRMDSVADIEAGVEWLRDQQVVDPDRIVAMGGSYGGFMVLAALTEYPDLWAAGVDIVGIANFVTFLENTGDWRREHREAEYGSLESDREFLESISPINNIENIEAPLLVLHGANDPRVPVGEAEQIADVAAEQGVPVEKLVFEDEGHGFSKLENRIEAYTTVADFLDTHV
- a CDS encoding ABC transporter ATP-binding protein, giving the protein MTAIDTTDLTKRFGDDVLAVDSLDLTVESGEIFGFLGPNGAGKSTTINVLLDFIRPTDGSAEVLGYDAQRETQAIRERVGVLPEGATLYDRLTGREHVSWVAETKDADADPDAILDRVGLDPSARERRAGGYSKGMSQRLALGMALVGDPDLLILDEPSSGLDPNGIQEMRELLREEASRGTTIFFSSHILPQVEAVCDRVGIMSDGRLVAEDTIAGLRDASGGTSRITATVDRVPADLDLAALAGVERASADGKAITAVCSNPGAKIEVLKRIDEVATVRDVHSEEASLEELFNRYTHEDPDVNRETGETEESPEVAA
- a CDS encoding ABC transporter permease, which gives rise to MSLAAVVRKDFKDVRRAKLLWFVGGIYTLFAVLFFYTGSTGENPRVLRQLWNMSGLAVLFIPLVALVAAYLSIAGERESGSIKFLLSIPNRRRDVVFGKYLSRAGLVTGAILLAFGVAAVLSAVWYPEAKLATFARVVGLTLFYTLAYVSVAVGISALTASRSRAMAGSIGYFFVFNVLWIQGSAFSVVGALRFVFEDTLGVELAANTESLVQSLSPTSAYLQSLRLAFPAGYRDLPPADPSTPFYLEPEFMLVVLAAWVVAPLLVGFWRFQRAELG
- a CDS encoding NUDIX hydrolase; its protein translation is MTVTERSRRRVRDALDRLEREYASVERVEKAWDHPPEAYRGVRERFEAGTLGGAGVWATDETDRVLLVRHEGESAWSDPGGKQEAGESLEAAARRETREESGVEVEITGVRQAHRVEIRDAEGEQPAIHRLIVIFDGERVSGEVRPREGEIAEVRWWRDRPDDLLYPELADFPIPGAE
- a CDS encoding DoxX family protein is translated as MSGDSTESDVAQETTDDDGPKTHSTSFKIARALFGGVLAFTALDNFRKLDEMIAFADSEGAPAAERSVPAISGSLLFGGLGIAAWKLPRLAAGAVATFFVAITPVMHDFWSRDDDEEKEQHAIHFLKNAALLGGALAFLRVAQDD
- a CDS encoding NAD(P)-dependent glycerol-1-phosphate dehydrogenase, whose translation is MFDKTTWIRLPRNVLVGHGVLDQTVEAVSELHLQGRPLVVTSPTPREVAAERVAADFEAAGDDPAIVEIESASFESVQRVIEVAREVDAGYLVGVGGGKAIDIAKMASDDLGTGFVSVPTAASHDGIVSGRGSVPEGDTRHSVAAEPPLAVVADTEILADAPWRLTTAGCADIISNYTAVKDWRLANRLQNVEYSHYSAALAEMTAEMLVGNADSIKQGLEESAWVVVKALVSSGVAMSIAGSSRPASGAEHLFSHQLDRMVPDAALHGHQVGVGTVVAEYLHGGDWRGIKQALATIGAPTTAAELGIEDETVVAALTAAHEIRDRYTILGNGMNEDAAIEAAETTGVI
- a CDS encoding NAD-dependent epimerase/dehydratase family protein, which gives rise to MDTALVVGGTRFIGRHLVSELLDHDYDVTIFNRGNHDNPFADTDGVAHYEGDRTNESALEQAAREVEPDAVFDCVAYKPREVRAATEIFSDADAYVYISSGDAYGNEEIPKREGETELRPCTREQATDDTSETYGNRKAEGDRAIRAAAERGVNAYSVRPCIVYGPHDYTERLDYWIDRVVNYDRVVVPGDGDNVWHRAYVEDVASALRTVAEEGTPGESYNVGDRRIVTIDEMVELIGDALDTDVEIVHAGERELAAADLAPEDYVLYRDYPHVLDTDKLANLGWDSTPLSEAMERTVVEHLDSDRDGSEYDPGREAEERVLGVLDTL
- a CDS encoding GNAT family N-acetyltransferase, with translation MGQREVESDGIEIREAKSDDVEGIRNVALESLRASYADVLDREVVETAVENWYADDAMDAELDEEGMVYLVAVAGDTVVGFSQSLVLPEDPTGTILWLHVDPDNRDSGVGSTLLKHTQAVLSERGVERVAAEVLAGNENGNRFYEANGFEKATERETEIGDGTYVENVYVQAGKEQFETREYDGRTLYVNWAENERGSKAPFFAAYSDEDAEDLYGWFCSNCESFDTAMDSMERLECNQCGNTKKPVRWDASYL